In the genome of Candidatus Microbacterium phytovorans, one region contains:
- a CDS encoding tripartite tricarboxylate transporter permease yields the protein MDALQMLGEGFLGAFTPINLMWVLIGCLLGTAVGVLPGLGSSMAVALLLPITFSLDPTAAFIMFAGVYFGGLFGDSTMGILMNTPGQASAIASTFEGHKMALNGRAAQALATAAIGAFIGGFVACVVLVFLAPALADFSSRFGPAEFFALAVFAFAATSSVVTDNALKGLTALFLGLGIAVIGVDGVSGAPRFTMDSPYLFDGVSLVTVTVGILALGEVIYVACLERHTSNKKLLRPTGRPWLSRKELREATPAWLRGTAIGLPFGVIPAGGSEIPTFLAYGLEKRLDARRPHPQFGKGAIRGLAAPEAAGNSTTGMAMGALLALGLPISATAAIMLAAFRQYGLQPGPLLFDRAPDLVWSLLASFFIAMVVLLVLNLPFAMLWAKLLLIPRPYLFAGITVFCALGIYATSGSLVDLLILLGIGVVGFLLRALDYPLAPLIIGMVLGPLAETSLRDAAMSANGDFSVLVHSPISIGLYVVLAAVLAFAIRGRIVARSRARAAAKSERVTEPVGR from the coding sequence ATGGACGCTTTGCAGATGCTCGGCGAGGGGTTCCTCGGCGCCTTCACGCCCATCAACCTCATGTGGGTGCTCATCGGCTGCCTGCTCGGCACGGCGGTGGGCGTGCTGCCCGGCCTCGGGTCGTCGATGGCGGTGGCGCTGCTGCTCCCCATAACGTTCTCGCTCGACCCGACCGCGGCGTTCATCATGTTCGCCGGCGTGTACTTCGGCGGCCTCTTCGGTGATTCGACGATGGGCATCCTGATGAACACGCCGGGGCAGGCCTCGGCGATCGCATCGACCTTCGAAGGCCACAAGATGGCGCTCAACGGGAGGGCCGCCCAGGCTCTCGCGACCGCCGCGATCGGCGCCTTCATCGGCGGTTTCGTCGCGTGCGTCGTGCTCGTGTTCCTCGCCCCCGCCCTCGCCGACTTCTCCAGCCGGTTCGGGCCCGCCGAGTTCTTCGCGCTCGCTGTCTTCGCCTTCGCGGCGACGTCGTCGGTGGTAACCGACAACGCCCTGAAGGGCCTCACCGCGCTGTTCCTCGGGCTCGGCATCGCCGTCATCGGCGTCGACGGCGTCTCGGGCGCCCCCCGGTTCACGATGGACTCGCCGTACCTGTTCGACGGGGTGTCGCTGGTCACGGTGACGGTCGGCATCCTCGCCCTCGGCGAAGTGATCTACGTCGCCTGCCTGGAGCGTCACACGTCGAACAAGAAACTGCTGCGTCCGACGGGCCGCCCGTGGCTCAGCCGCAAGGAGCTCCGCGAAGCGACCCCGGCGTGGCTGCGCGGCACCGCGATCGGGCTTCCCTTCGGCGTCATCCCCGCCGGCGGATCGGAGATCCCCACGTTCCTCGCCTACGGGCTGGAGAAGCGGCTCGATGCGCGTCGCCCCCATCCGCAGTTCGGCAAGGGCGCCATCCGCGGCCTCGCGGCTCCGGAGGCAGCGGGTAACTCGACCACCGGTATGGCGATGGGGGCGCTGCTCGCGCTCGGTCTGCCGATCTCCGCCACGGCGGCGATCATGCTCGCCGCGTTCCGCCAGTACGGGTTGCAGCCGGGACCGCTCCTGTTCGACCGCGCGCCCGACCTCGTGTGGTCGCTGCTGGCGAGCTTCTTCATCGCGATGGTGGTGCTGCTCGTCCTGAACCTGCCGTTCGCGATGCTGTGGGCCAAGCTCCTCCTCATCCCGCGCCCCTACCTCTTCGCGGGCATCACCGTGTTCTGCGCACTGGGCATCTACGCGACGTCGGGCTCGCTGGTCGACCTGCTGATCCTGCTCGGCATCGGTGTCGTCGGGTTCCTGCTCCGGGCGCTCGACTACCCGCTCGCCCCGCTCATCATCGGCATGGTGCTGGGTCCGCTGGCCGAGACGAGCCTGCGGGATGCCGCGATGAGCGCGAACGGAGACTTCTCGGTGCTCGTGCACAGTCCCATCAGCATCGGCCTCTACGTCGTGCTCGCCGCGGTGCTCGCCTTCGCGATCCGCGGCCGGATCGTCGCGCGGTCACGCGCCCGCGCGGCGGCGAAGAGCGAGCGGGTGACGGAGCCGGTGGGCCGCTGA
- a CDS encoding tripartite tricarboxylate transporter TctB family protein, with the protein MTFPPNPTSASAVLGDRLRIVSRPGMAALAKALTMPVVVAAFATYLLVGIITMRVPSSADFPGPQFFPAIITVGLYGFAIALAVSGIREVRSLPDPRTAELLAAEAGEDAADEPRAVRIDVRSLLWILGSFLAFAFLLNLLGWVIAAGLLFWGVARGFGSTKPIASLVVGLTMSSLAYIGFDMALGLPLPSGILGGF; encoded by the coding sequence GTGACTTTCCCACCGAACCCCACATCGGCATCCGCTGTTCTCGGCGACCGGCTGCGCATCGTCTCCCGGCCCGGGATGGCGGCGCTGGCGAAGGCGCTGACGATGCCGGTCGTCGTGGCCGCGTTTGCGACCTACCTGCTCGTCGGCATCATCACGATGCGCGTGCCGAGCTCGGCCGACTTCCCGGGGCCGCAGTTCTTCCCGGCGATCATCACGGTCGGGCTCTACGGCTTCGCGATCGCCCTGGCGGTGTCGGGCATCCGCGAGGTGCGGAGCCTCCCCGACCCCCGCACCGCCGAACTCCTCGCGGCGGAAGCCGGAGAGGATGCCGCGGACGAGCCCCGCGCCGTCCGCATCGACGTGCGGTCGCTGCTGTGGATCCTCGGGTCGTTCCTCGCGTTCGCGTTCCTGTTGAACCTGCTCGGGTGGGTCATCGCCGCGGGCCTGCTGTTCTGGGGCGTCGCCCGCGGCTTCGGATCGACCAAGCCGATCGCCAGCCTCGTCGTCGGACTGACGATGAGTTCCCTCGCCTACATCGGCTTCGACATGGCCCTCGGCCTGCCGTTGCCGTCCGGCATCCTCGGAGGTTTCTGA
- a CDS encoding tripartite tricarboxylate transporter substrate-binding protein — protein MMTQEPLPPRSGPGRAIGRAVGGLIAVAAIGVAAFGSISSAASGQDISASMTIIAPAAAGGGWDGVARELQQAQKANGLVNNVQVVNMPGAGGTIALGNVSVLNGQPNNLLVGGTGLLAATIQFGSAATLDDVTPLAVIVEEYDVIVVPADSPYETLDDLVAAWRDDPKALPWTGGGSFDQLVVTDLALAAGIDPLETTYISSDGGGEAIQALLNGTAQAATGGYPDNIDQIEAGRLRALALVAQEPIDGIDIPTAVDQGYDVTLTNWRMLAAPAGLEESEVEGLTQLVLDSVETPQWRDAIDRYRWTERIITGDELATFLDDEESRIRTLYEEMGL, from the coding sequence ATGATGACCCAGGAGCCCCTTCCCCCCAGATCCGGGCCAGGACGAGCGATCGGCCGCGCTGTCGGCGGTCTGATCGCCGTCGCCGCCATCGGTGTCGCGGCGTTCGGTTCGATCAGCTCGGCCGCGTCCGGTCAAGACATCAGCGCGTCGATGACGATCATCGCCCCCGCGGCCGCCGGCGGTGGCTGGGACGGGGTCGCGCGCGAACTGCAGCAGGCGCAGAAGGCGAACGGCCTCGTCAACAACGTGCAGGTCGTGAACATGCCGGGAGCCGGCGGAACGATCGCGCTCGGCAACGTGTCGGTGCTGAACGGTCAGCCGAACAACCTGCTCGTCGGCGGTACGGGGCTGCTGGCGGCGACGATCCAGTTCGGTTCGGCCGCCACCCTCGACGACGTCACGCCGCTCGCGGTGATCGTCGAGGAGTACGACGTCATCGTCGTGCCGGCCGACTCGCCCTACGAGACGCTCGACGACCTCGTCGCGGCGTGGCGTGACGATCCGAAGGCGCTCCCGTGGACCGGTGGCGGATCCTTCGACCAGCTCGTCGTCACCGATCTCGCCCTCGCGGCGGGGATCGACCCGCTCGAGACCACCTACATCTCCTCCGACGGCGGCGGCGAGGCCATCCAGGCGCTGCTCAACGGCACGGCCCAGGCGGCCACGGGAGGCTATCCCGACAACATCGACCAGATCGAGGCGGGGCGGCTGCGCGCGCTCGCGCTCGTCGCGCAGGAGCCGATCGACGGGATCGACATCCCCACGGCGGTCGACCAGGGCTACGACGTCACCCTCACCAACTGGCGCATGCTCGCCGCGCCTGCCGGGCTCGAGGAGTCGGAGGTCGAGGGCCTCACACAGCTCGTGCTCGACAGCGTCGAGACGCCGCAGTGGCGGGATGCCATCGACCGCTACCGCTGGACCGAACGCATCATCACCGGTGACGAGCTCGCGACGTTCCTCGACGACGAGGAGAGCCGCATCCGCACCCTGTACGAGGAGATGGGCCTGTGA
- a CDS encoding ATP-binding protein, translating into MAMRPSPRAIRLAMILLPSVVALAALAATVMIALWLQEKSIRDATAERVQEVASSLAELPQVRATLAANVGAGTPADLADADDLADATATLQPIADLVAEAAGVYYAVITDDEGVRITHPLASERGIQVSTTNESVLAGTPFLGTETGPSGRSLRAKVPVRSADGDVVGMVAVGVLESDIESQRVEALAGLLPWAAGALVVATIVSSLVTAAVERRFRRLDGLAAEHAQMQRTTAALQEQAHEFHTRLHVVHGLVTAGEPHAALDYIEDVVAVSDATPGDALGESGGPGGGVAASALRDAAMHAIRADLLERGALAEFDFEPGADLDDDVVSILTNLSRNAGEAGASRVRCTLRRSGDRLYGAVDDDGPGVDRHVAARIFTRGLSTKADADGRSRGIGLDLVRRLVTARDGSVEVGASPLGGARFSFELAART; encoded by the coding sequence ATGGCGATGCGGCCGAGCCCCCGGGCGATCCGCCTGGCGATGATCCTCCTGCCCTCCGTCGTCGCCCTCGCCGCCCTCGCTGCGACGGTCATGATCGCCCTCTGGTTGCAGGAGAAGAGCATCCGGGATGCCACGGCCGAACGTGTCCAGGAGGTGGCGTCGAGCCTCGCCGAACTGCCGCAGGTGCGGGCCACGCTCGCGGCGAACGTCGGCGCGGGCACCCCCGCCGACCTCGCCGACGCCGACGACCTGGCCGACGCCACCGCCACCCTGCAGCCGATCGCCGACCTCGTGGCGGAGGCCGCGGGGGTCTACTACGCCGTGATCACCGACGACGAAGGGGTGCGCATCACCCACCCGCTCGCGTCGGAGCGCGGCATCCAAGTGTCGACGACGAACGAATCCGTGCTCGCCGGCACCCCGTTCCTCGGCACCGAGACGGGTCCGTCGGGGCGGTCGCTGCGCGCGAAGGTTCCCGTGCGGAGCGCCGACGGCGACGTCGTCGGCATGGTCGCCGTGGGGGTGCTGGAATCCGACATCGAGTCGCAGCGCGTCGAAGCGCTCGCAGGCCTCCTCCCCTGGGCCGCGGGGGCACTCGTCGTCGCCACGATCGTGAGCTCGCTCGTGACGGCCGCTGTCGAGCGCCGCTTCCGCCGGCTCGACGGGCTCGCCGCCGAGCACGCCCAGATGCAGCGCACGACCGCGGCCCTCCAGGAGCAGGCGCACGAGTTCCACACCCGACTGCACGTCGTGCACGGCCTCGTCACGGCGGGGGAACCGCACGCCGCGCTGGACTACATCGAAGACGTCGTCGCGGTGAGCGACGCGACCCCGGGCGACGCGCTGGGCGAGAGTGGCGGCCCCGGGGGCGGTGTGGCGGCATCGGCTCTGCGGGATGCCGCGATGCACGCCATCCGTGCCGACCTCCTCGAGCGCGGCGCCCTGGCCGAGTTCGACTTCGAACCCGGCGCCGACCTCGACGACGACGTCGTGTCGATCCTCACGAACCTCAGCCGCAACGCCGGCGAGGCAGGAGCGTCGCGGGTGCGCTGCACGCTCCGCCGCTCGGGCGACCGCCTGTACGGCGCGGTCGACGACGACGGCCCGGGCGTCGACCGGCACGTCGCGGCCCGGATCTTCACGCGCGGACTCTCCACCAAAGCGGATGCCGACGGCCGCAGCCGCGGCATCGGGCTCGATCTCGTGCGTCGGCTCGTGACCGCCCGGGACGGCTCGGTCGAAGTCGGCGCGTCGCCGCTGGGCGGGGCGCGCTTCTCGTTCGAACTGGCGGCACGCACGTGA
- a CDS encoding response regulator, protein MSTLVRVLVVDDDRGARALHAGFVAATPGFVVTGTAATGTDALRLAADADLVLLDMRLPDISGIEVLHRLRTMAGPERDVLVISSSRDQTTVRQAMAGRVVGYLVKPFTKEALQERLAHYAATRTERPDDAEPPRQVPLGQGEIDRLFTGGIRTARRASGRGAPGMGALGRGAPGQGALGRGTSDPGTSGPGAPASLPKGLAATTLDRVIAALDPVTAMTAADVAAACGLSSATAHRYLAHLVETGAADLAHRYGRRGRPQVLYRLTPDATPLSDA, encoded by the coding sequence GTGAGCACGCTCGTGCGGGTGCTCGTCGTGGACGACGACCGTGGGGCCCGAGCCCTGCACGCCGGATTCGTCGCCGCGACCCCCGGCTTCGTCGTCACCGGCACGGCGGCCACCGGAACGGACGCGCTCCGGCTGGCGGCCGACGCCGACCTCGTGCTCCTCGACATGCGCCTCCCCGACATCAGCGGCATCGAAGTGCTCCACCGCCTGCGCACCATGGCCGGCCCCGAACGCGACGTGCTCGTGATCAGCTCGTCGCGAGACCAGACCACCGTGCGCCAGGCGATGGCGGGCCGCGTCGTGGGCTACCTCGTGAAGCCGTTCACGAAGGAAGCCCTGCAGGAGCGCCTCGCCCACTACGCCGCCACCCGCACCGAGCGCCCGGACGACGCGGAGCCCCCACGCCAGGTTCCCCTCGGCCAGGGGGAGATCGATCGGCTGTTCACCGGCGGCATCCGCACCGCTCGGCGTGCTTCCGGCCGAGGTGCTCCCGGGATGGGCGCGCTCGGTCGGGGCGCTCCCGGCCAGGGCGCGCTTGGCCGGGGCACCTCCGACCCGGGCACTTCCGGCCCGGGCGCTCCCGCGTCGCTGCCGAAGGGGCTCGCGGCGACGACCCTCGATCGCGTCATCGCCGCGCTCGACCCCGTCACCGCCATGACCGCCGCCGACGTGGCCGCCGCGTGCGGACTCTCCTCGGCCACCGCACACCGCTACCTCGCCCACCTCGTGGAGACCGGCGCAGCCGACCTCGCCCACCGGTACGGACGCCGCGGACGCCCGCAGGTGCTCTACCGCCTCACCCCCGACGCCACTCCCCTCTCCGACGCCTGA
- the dinB gene encoding DNA polymerase IV has protein sequence MRGEATVLHADLDAFYASVEQRDNPALRGRPVIVGGGVVLAASYEAKARGIKTAMGGRQARELCPDAVVVPPRMDAYAAASRAVFDIFRDTTPLVEGLSIDEAFLEVGGLRRLVGDPVHIAHGLRERVRGEVGLPISVGVARTKFLAKVASAVSKPDGLLVVEPDGEEAFLLPLPVERLWGVGAVTAEKLHRFGIRTVGQLAEMEAATAERLLGRAAGAHVHAMARLLDPRPVVTTRRRGSIGSQRALGSRPRAPEEVEVILTQIVDRLARRLRDGERGCRTVTLRLRFADFAKATRSRTLRSPSDRTAVLLGAARGLLAAAQPEIAARGLTLIGVSFGQLARGDEVPPELPIDWGDGARLDSVFDAVRDRFGAESLGRAIQLGRDAGWSTPILPEHE, from the coding sequence ATGCGCGGGGAGGCGACCGTGCTCCACGCCGATCTCGACGCCTTCTACGCGTCGGTCGAGCAGCGCGACAACCCGGCGCTGCGGGGGAGACCGGTGATCGTCGGAGGCGGGGTGGTGCTCGCCGCGAGCTACGAGGCGAAGGCGCGCGGCATCAAGACGGCGATGGGTGGCCGGCAGGCGCGGGAACTGTGCCCGGATGCCGTGGTGGTCCCGCCCCGGATGGATGCCTATGCCGCCGCCAGCCGTGCCGTGTTCGACATCTTCCGCGACACGACGCCGCTCGTGGAGGGCCTGTCGATCGACGAGGCGTTCCTCGAGGTCGGGGGACTGCGACGGCTGGTCGGCGACCCCGTCCACATCGCCCACGGTCTGCGGGAGCGCGTGCGGGGGGAGGTGGGACTACCGATCTCGGTCGGCGTCGCGCGCACGAAGTTCCTCGCGAAGGTCGCGAGCGCGGTCAGCAAACCCGACGGTCTGCTGGTCGTGGAGCCTGACGGGGAGGAGGCGTTCCTGCTCCCACTGCCGGTGGAACGGCTGTGGGGCGTCGGGGCGGTCACGGCCGAGAAGCTGCACCGCTTCGGCATCCGCACGGTCGGGCAACTGGCGGAGATGGAGGCGGCGACGGCCGAGCGGCTGCTCGGGCGGGCCGCGGGGGCGCATGTGCACGCGATGGCGCGTCTGCTCGATCCGAGACCGGTCGTCACGACGCGGCGGCGCGGGTCGATCGGCTCGCAGCGGGCGCTCGGCTCACGCCCGCGCGCTCCGGAGGAGGTGGAGGTCATCCTGACGCAGATCGTCGACCGGCTGGCCCGCCGCCTACGCGACGGGGAGCGCGGATGCCGCACCGTCACCCTGCGGCTGCGGTTCGCCGACTTCGCGAAGGCGACGCGGTCGCGCACGCTGCGCTCGCCGTCCGACCGCACGGCAGTGCTGCTCGGTGCGGCGCGGGGACTGCTCGCCGCCGCACAGCCGGAGATCGCAGCGCGCGGGCTGACGCTGATCGGGGTGTCGTTCGGTCAGCTCGCCCGGGGCGACGAGGTGCCGCCGGAACTGCCCATCGACTGGGGCGACGGGGCGCGGCTCGACTCAGTCTTCGATGCGGTGCGCGACCGGTTCGGCGCCGAGTCGCTCGGCCGCGCGATCCAACTGGGCCGGGATGCCGGGTGGTCGACGCCGATCCTGCCGGAGCACGAGTGA
- a CDS encoding ABC transporter permease, translating into MTTHAVGDTAVLTGRSLRHILRSPDTIITTAIMPIAFMLLFVYVFGGAIDTGETPYIDYLLPGILLITIASGVAYTSYRLFLDLQGGIVERFQSMPIARSSILWAHVLTSLVANLVSLAVVVGVALVLGFRSPAGVLAWLAVIGILMLFTLALTWIAVIAGLSAKTVDGASAFSYPLIFLPFISSAFVPTETMPGPVRWFAENQPVTAIVDAIRALLTGNAPGGALAVALAWCGGLLVAAFAVAAAIYRRRVR; encoded by the coding sequence ATGACCACGCACGCTGTCGGCGACACCGCCGTGCTCACCGGCCGGTCGCTGCGCCACATCCTGCGCAGCCCCGACACCATCATCACGACCGCGATCATGCCCATCGCCTTCATGCTCCTGTTCGTGTACGTGTTCGGGGGTGCGATCGACACGGGCGAGACCCCCTACATCGACTACCTGCTCCCCGGCATCCTGCTCATCACGATCGCCTCCGGCGTGGCATACACGTCGTACCGACTGTTCCTCGACCTGCAGGGCGGCATCGTGGAGAGGTTCCAGTCCATGCCGATCGCCCGGTCGAGCATCCTGTGGGCGCACGTGCTCACCTCGCTCGTCGCGAATCTCGTCTCGCTCGCTGTCGTGGTCGGCGTCGCGCTGGTGCTCGGGTTCCGGTCGCCGGCCGGGGTGCTCGCCTGGCTGGCGGTCATCGGCATCCTGATGCTCTTCACGCTCGCCCTCACGTGGATCGCCGTCATCGCGGGCCTGTCGGCCAAGACGGTCGACGGTGCGAGCGCCTTCAGCTACCCGCTGATCTTCCTGCCGTTCATCAGCTCGGCCTTCGTGCCCACCGAGACGATGCCCGGCCCCGTGCGGTGGTTCGCCGAGAACCAGCCGGTGACGGCGATCGTCGACGCGATCCGGGCGCTGTTGACGGGCAACGCTCCGGGTGGCGCCCTGGCCGTGGCGCTCGCGTGGTGCGGCGGGCTCCTGGTGGCGGCGTTCGCGGTGGCTGCCGCGATCTACCGGCGGCGCGTGCGCTGA
- a CDS encoding ABC transporter ATP-binding protein: protein MTATPTASAVRIEGLRKSFGDVEVLRGVDLDIAPGSVFALLGSNGAGKTTLVRILSTLLRADAGTASVQGFDVAALSGDVRRAISLTGQFTAVDDVLTGRENLLLVARLRHVTQPDAVADRLLGRFALTDAGGRRAGTYSGGMRRRLDIAMSLIGDPAVIFLDEPTTGLDPQARIDVWDAVRELAAGGTTVVLTTQYLDEAEQLADRIAILHEGRIIADGTLAELKTLLPAATVEYVEKQPTLEEVFLAVVGRSAAGDAAKEES, encoded by the coding sequence ATGACCGCGACGCCGACGGCATCCGCTGTCCGCATCGAGGGGCTCCGGAAATCGTTCGGCGACGTCGAGGTGCTCCGCGGCGTCGACCTCGACATCGCCCCCGGCAGCGTCTTCGCCCTCCTGGGCTCGAACGGCGCGGGCAAGACGACGCTCGTGCGCATCCTGTCGACACTCCTCCGAGCGGATGCCGGCACGGCATCCGTCCAGGGCTTCGACGTCGCAGCCCTATCGGGCGACGTGCGCCGCGCGATCAGCCTGACGGGCCAGTTCACCGCGGTGGACGACGTGCTCACCGGGCGGGAGAACCTCCTGCTCGTCGCACGGCTGCGACACGTCACTCAGCCGGATGCCGTCGCCGACCGCCTCCTTGGCCGGTTCGCGCTCACCGACGCCGGCGGACGCCGGGCAGGGACCTACTCGGGCGGCATGCGCCGCCGGCTCGACATCGCGATGAGCCTCATCGGCGACCCGGCGGTCATCTTCCTCGACGAACCCACCACGGGCCTCGACCCGCAGGCGCGGATCGACGTGTGGGATGCCGTCCGCGAACTCGCCGCCGGGGGCACCACCGTGGTGCTCACGACCCAATACCTCGACGAGGCCGAACAGCTCGCCGACCGCATCGCGATCCTCCACGAGGGTCGCATCATCGCCGACGGGACGCTCGCCGAACTGAAGACGCTGCTGCCGGCAGCGACCGTCGAGTACGTCGAGAAGCAGCCGACGCTCGAGGAGGTGTTCCTCGCCGTCGTCGGGAGGAGCGCCGCCGGCGACGCGGCGAAGGAGGAATCATGA
- a CDS encoding DUF1048 domain-containing protein, giving the protein MAAKWIEALTGSLEQKKQYRQSMRRIDALPEPYRSVAQGYHRYFMYYGGFLDGETLVTLIGDFVDLWERAAVDGSTVHDIVGDDPVAFGEEFANAYAGRHWIDKERSRLIETVEKAQREAAS; this is encoded by the coding sequence ATGGCCGCGAAATGGATCGAGGCCCTCACCGGGTCTCTCGAGCAGAAGAAGCAGTACCGGCAGAGCATGCGCCGCATCGACGCGCTCCCCGAGCCGTACCGGAGCGTCGCCCAGGGCTACCACCGCTACTTCATGTACTACGGCGGCTTCCTCGACGGCGAGACGCTCGTCACCCTCATCGGTGACTTCGTCGACCTGTGGGAGCGCGCCGCCGTCGACGGCTCGACCGTCCACGACATCGTCGGCGACGACCCGGTCGCGTTCGGCGAGGAATTCGCAAACGCCTACGCGGGTCGCCACTGGATCGACAAGGAGCGCAGCCGGCTGATCGAGACCGTCGAGAAGGCGCAACGGGAGGCGGCATCATGA
- a CDS encoding PadR family transcriptional regulator: MGKQATEMLKGVLEGIVLALLADRPAYGYEITASLRDRGFSDIAEGTIYALLVRVEQRGLVDVEKVPSEKGPPRKVYSLTDDGRAYLTEFWRTWSFLTERLDQLQHGGH, encoded by the coding sequence ATGGGCAAGCAGGCGACCGAGATGCTCAAGGGCGTCCTGGAAGGAATCGTGCTCGCGCTGCTCGCGGACCGCCCCGCCTACGGCTACGAGATCACCGCATCGCTGCGCGACCGGGGGTTCTCGGACATCGCCGAGGGCACCATCTACGCGCTCCTCGTGCGAGTCGAGCAGCGCGGCCTCGTCGACGTCGAGAAGGTGCCGTCCGAGAAGGGCCCGCCGCGCAAGGTGTACTCGCTCACCGACGACGGCCGCGCCTACCTCACCGAGTTCTGGAGGACCTGGAGCTTCCTCACCGAACGACTCGACCAGCTCCAGCACGGAGGACACTGA
- a CDS encoding response regulator, whose protein sequence is MRILIADDDPQIVRALRITLSAQGYDVVTAADGAQAIAAAVDRRPDIYLLDLGMPALDGLDVIHAIRGWSDAPILVVSGRTGSGDKVDALDAGADDYVTKPFAVDELLARIRALTRRAPQQEPDPVVELGDVSVDLVARSVTRVVDGRTERIRLTPTEWQLLEILLRNPGRLVTRHTILTTIWGSEHVSDTGYLRLYISQLRRKLEPDPAHPRYLLTEAGMGYRLQLD, encoded by the coding sequence GTGAGGATCCTCATCGCCGACGACGATCCGCAGATCGTGCGCGCGCTGCGCATTACCCTCTCCGCGCAGGGGTACGACGTCGTGACGGCCGCCGACGGCGCCCAGGCGATCGCCGCCGCCGTCGACCGTCGACCCGACATCTACCTGCTCGACCTCGGCATGCCCGCCCTCGACGGCCTCGACGTGATCCACGCGATCCGCGGCTGGTCCGACGCCCCGATCCTCGTGGTCTCGGGCCGCACCGGTTCCGGCGACAAGGTCGACGCCCTCGATGCCGGGGCGGACGACTACGTCACCAAGCCGTTCGCCGTGGACGAGCTGCTCGCCCGCATCCGTGCGTTGACGCGGCGCGCCCCGCAGCAGGAGCCCGACCCCGTCGTGGAGCTCGGCGACGTGTCGGTCGACCTCGTCGCGCGCAGTGTGACGCGCGTCGTCGACGGACGCACGGAACGCATCCGGCTCACCCCCACGGAGTGGCAACTGCTGGAGATCCTCCTGCGAAACCCCGGCCGACTCGTCACACGGCACACGATCCTCACGACCATCTGGGGCTCGGAGCACGTGAGCGACACCGGCTATCTGCGGCTGTACATCTCCCAGCTGCGCCGGAAGCTCGAACCCGACCCCGCGCACCCGCGATACCTGCTCACCGAAGCGGGGATGGGCTACCGCCTGCAGCTCGACTGA